The following proteins are co-located in the Synchiropus splendidus isolate RoL2022-P1 chromosome 14, RoL_Sspl_1.0, whole genome shotgun sequence genome:
- the rsl24d1 gene encoding probable ribosome biogenesis protein RLP24 has protein sequence MRIEKCYFCSAPVYPGHGMMFVRNDCKTFRFCRSKCHKNFKKKRNPRKTRWTKAFRKASGKELTVDNSLEFEKRRNIPVKYNRELWDKTVEAMKRVEEIKQKRQARFIMNRLKKGKQLEKEEAINEVKKNIHLIKAPHADKPKQMEDKMVQQLQQDVDMDDDL, from the exons ATGCGTATCGAAAAATGTTATTTCTGCTCCGCGCCGGTGTATCCCGGACACGGAATGATGTTTGTACGGAATGATTGTAAG ACATTCAGATTCTGCAGATCAAAGTGCCATAAGAACTTCAAGAAGAAGCGCAACCCAAGAAAGACCAGATGGACCAAAGCCTTCAGAAAGGCCTCAGGAAAGGAGTTGACAGTG GATAATTCTTTGGAGTTTGAGAAACGCAGAAACATACCAGTTAAATACAACAGGGAACTGTGGGACAAGACAG TTGAAGCAATGAAGAGAGTTGAAGAAATTAAACAGAAACGACAGGCAAGATTCATTATGAACAG ACTGAAGAAGGGCAaacagctggagaaggaggaggcaaTCAACGAAGTGAAGAAGAATATTCACCTCATCAAAGCACCGCATGCAG ACAAACCCAAACAGATGGAAGACAAAATGGTGCAACAATTGCAACAAGATGTGGACATGGATGATGACCTATAG
- the LOC128770812 gene encoding protogenin B-like has product MAKFKMKPRHLWLFILLFLPLSGVLCFSELSFITEPSDVTLLPKQPAVLDCIAHGQPPVIIKWLKNGLRLTESEHIQFLSNGSLYIPKIQHTKEDSDEGFYQCLSQNKYGAILSQRSRLTIASISEFVEHPVPVEVTEGSVARFSCAVTSSPPATITWELNQSTLPMQTERATVLPNGVLQIYNVQKEDAGQYRCVATNMGSSLRSKEATLTVEEDARPKPRQRPRIIAGPRNVTVSLHQTVVLECVATGNPSPIISWSRADSKPIDVYNAKVLGNGNLVITDVNPKHSGVYLCRATTPRTRNYTIAAANLTVLVPPSLVERPESQTRPRAGTARFMCQADGVPTPHITWLKNGEQVHLNGRIKMYNSKLVITQIIPEDDAIYQCVAESPEGSVLSLARLIVVMSEDRPSAPRNIHAETISSSAILLAWERPLYNADKVIAYSVHYMKAEGLNNEEYQVVIGNDTTSYIIDDLEPARNYSFYIVAYMPMGASRMSDQVSQQTLEDVPLRTPELSLTSSSSTDIQATWQPLSTKLSRGRVSAYRLSYRTAADSTVHSIELPQNTTEYHLEDLQPDTIYLLRMAAATRVGWCEPSAWTSHRTPKISGSKVPSAPLLHLEPLNCTSIVARWQIPSDSVAVQGFQLCYHEENQPEQPAIQLQAQTFTHTISGLDPRRKYHVKILAVGQAGDGYQTDQTISTPGCVSPRDQVAAAPPAPDHVAVLASNATQVSLRWSRPAFTSGKVVSYTVRCTPMGTHNASAIRYLQTVKQSVIFLNLNPNTRYEFVVRLHMDQMSSPWSSVVYHQTSPAAPRQPPTGVRVTLIEDDTALVSWKEPNEANVVVTHYTIMFASQSSWTSGQWQIIQREGSHTMALLEKLEPGNVYLVKISASNQVGDGPFSEVVELALRRGNNYRSKNPRHSDHFQETTVFSDGLYHIDQKSMTGIIVGVSIALSCIIMCALIIISKGRPRKCPSHKVIAGSTAEGPVAGLSLTNERNMENVEALIPMISDHFIDAKGGTKFLINSAGPVSTRNQNKGWLLLQRELRSQMETDAESRASLYEAGKVVLRYEERLGSPLPPSSREIIYGPSHSESSHSSEGSQETADSGHYSNEESNEEVSDSSTCNFSPTASCAAATSGAELKQSYELENEKSVRVHLTDPAQLFCHSDSR; this is encoded by the exons ATGGCGAAGTTCAAGATGAAACCCCGCCACCTTTGGCTGTTTATTCTTTTGTTTCTACCTTTATCTG GTGTTTTATGTTTCAGCGAGTTGTCCTTCATCACAGAACCAAGTGATGTGACTCTTCTACCAAAGCAACCGGCTGTCTTGGACTGTATTGCTCATGGGCAGCCCCCAGTCATTATCAAGTGGCTAAAAAATGGACTGCGCTTGACAGAAAGCGAGCACATCCAGTTCTTGTCCAATGGCTCCTTGTACATACCAAAGATTCAACACACCAAGGAGGATTCGGATGAAGGCTTCTACCAGTGCCTGTCTCAGAACAAATATGGAGCTATCCTAAGCCAAAGATCACGTCTGACTATCGCAA GTATCTCCGAGTTTGTGGAACACCCTGTGCCTGTGGAGGTGACTGAAGGTTCAGTGGCACGTTTCTCCTGTGCAGTCACCTCCAGTCCTCCTGCCACTATCACTTGGGAATTGAACCAAAGTACCTTACCAATGCAGACAGAAAG AGCTACAGTTTTACCAAATGGAGTGCTTCAGATTTACAACGTGCAAAAAGAAGATGCTGGACAGTACAGATGTGTAGCTACAAACATGGGCAGCAGTCTGAGGAGCAAAGAAGCGACACTCACTGTGGAGGAAG ATGCAAGACCAAAGCCACGTCAGAGGCCCAGAATCATTGCCGGACCGCGGAACGTCACAGTTTCTCTCCACCAAACTGTGGTCTTGGAGTGTGTGGCCACTGGAAATCCTTCACCCATCATCTCCTGGAGCCGTGCCGACAGCAAACCCATTGATGTTTACAATGCCAAAGTTTTGGGCAACGGGAATCTGGTGATTACTGACGTCAACCCCAAACACAGTGGAGTCTACCTGTGCAGGGCCACCACACCAAGGACCCGCAACTACACCATCGCTGCTGCCAACCTGACTGTTCTTG TGCCGCCATCTTTGGTTGAAAGACCAGAGAGCCAAACTCGCCCAAGAGCAGGAACTGCTCGATTCATGTGCCAGGCTGATGGAGTGCCAACACCCCATATCACCTGGCTGAAAAATGGAGAGCAGGTTCACTTAAATGGGCGTATAAAGATGTACAACAG CAAACTGGTGATCACTCAGATCATTCCTGAGGATGATGCCATCTACCAGTGTGTCGCAGAGAGTCCTGAAGGCTCGGTTCTGTCCTTGGCTCGCCTGATTGTTGTCATGTCCGAGGACCGTCCCAGTGCACCCAGAAACATCCACGCTGAGACCATCTCCAGCTCAGCCATCCTGCTGGCTTGGGAGAGGCCGCTGTACAACGCTGACAAAGTCATCGCCTACTCTGTCCACTACATGAAAGCTGAAG GTCTGAACAATGAGGAATATCAAGTGGTAATCGGCAACGACACGACTAGCTACATCATCGACGACCTGGAACCCGCACGGAACTACAGCTTCTACATTGTGGCATACATGCCAATGGGAGCCAGTCGGATGTCTGATCAAGTCAGTCAGCAAACTCTGGAGGATG TACCTTTGCGAACACCTGAGTTAAGTCTCACCAGTTCCAGCTCGACAGATATCCAGGCGACTTGGCAACCATTGTCCACCAAGTTAAGCCGTGGCCGTGTGTCGGCGTACAGACTCTCCTATCGGACTGCCGCGGACAGCACGGTCCACTCGATTGAGCTTCCTCAGAATACAACCGAGTATCACCTGGAGGATTTGCAGCCTGACACCATCTACCTGCTGCGTATGGCTGCAGCCACCCGCGTGGGCTGGTGCGAGCCCTCGGCCTGGACGTCCCACCGTACCCCAAAGATCTCAGGCAGCAAAG TCCCTTcagctcctctccttcatctggaGCCCCTCAACTGCACCTCCATTGTGGCCCGCTGGCAGATCCCCTCAGATTCCGTGGCCGTGCAGGGCTTCCAGCTGTGTTACCACGAGGAGAACCAACCAGAGCAGCCCGCCATTCAGCTGCAGGCTCAGACATTCACTCACACCATCAGTGGCCTCG ATCCAAGGAGAAAATATCACGTGAAGATTCTGGCTGTGGGTCAAGCTGGTGACGGCTATCAGACGGACCAGACAATAAGTACGCCTGGATGTGTTT CTCCTAGAGACCAAGTAGCGGCAGCCCCACCTGCTCCAGATCATGTCGCTGTTTTGGCAAGCAATGCAACTCAAGTGTCCTTACGCTGGAGTCGTCCTGCCTTCACCTCTGGGAAGGTGGTCAGTTACACTGTCCGCTGCACACCCATGGGGACGCACAACGCTTCAGCCATTCGCTACCTGCAGAC agtcaaACAGAGTGTGATATTTCTTAATCTGAATCCAAACACTCGCTATGAGTTTGTTGTGCGTCTGCACATGGATCAGATGTCCAGTCCATGGAGCTCTGTTGTCTACCACCAGACATCACCAGCAG CTCCAAGGCAGCCACCTACAGGCGTGAGGGTGACTCTGATCGAGGATGATACTGCTCTGGTGTCCTGGAAGGAGCCCAATGAAGCTAATGTAGTGGTCACCCATTACACCATTATGTTTGCTTCCCAAAGCTCCTGGACCTCTGGACAATGGCAGATCATACAGAGGGAGG GAAGCCACACAATGGCCTTACTGGAGAAACTGGAGCCTGGAAATGTCTATCTGGTGAAGATTTCAGCATCCAACCAGGTTGGAGACGGACCGTTCTCTGAAGTCGTGGAGCTGGCTCTGAGGCGTGGAAATAACTATCGCAGCAAGAATCCCCGTCATTCTGATCACTTTCAGGAGACAACGG TCTTCTCTGATGGTCTGTACCATATAGACCAGAAATCCATGACTGGGATCATCGTCGGTGTCAGCATCGCCCTGTCCTGCATCATCATGTGTGCCTTGATCATCATTAGCAAAGGCAGGCCGAG AAAATGTCCAAGTCACAAAGTCATCGCTGGATCGACTGCCGAGGGTCCTGTCGCTGGTTTGTCGCTGACCAATGAGCGGAATATGGAGAATGTTGAGGCTTTAATACCAATGATATCCGACCACTTTATTGATGCCAAG GGTGGCACTAAATTCCTCATAAACAGCGCTGGACCCGTCAGCACAAGGAATCAGAACAAGGGGTGGCTGCTATTGCAGAGAGAACTGAGGAGTCAGATGGAAACTGAC GCGGAAAGCAGAGCGAGCTTATATGAGGCTGGAAAAGTGGTCCTGAGGTATGAGGAACGTTTAGGTTCGCCGCTGCCCCCTTCATCCCGGGAGATCATCTATGGACCGTCCCACTCTGAGAGTTCCCACTCCAGCGAGGGCAGCCAAGAGACCGCAGACTCTGGTCACTACTCCAATGAAGAAAGCAATGAAGAGGTCAGCGACTCGTCGACCTGCAACTTTTCTCCAACGGCGAGCTGCGCAGCAGCCACCAGCGGTGCCGAACTGAAGCAGTCTTACGAGCTGGAGAATGAGAAGAGCGTCCGTGTTCATCTCACTGATCCCGCGCAACTGTTCTGCCACTCAGACAGCAGATAG
- the ighmbp2 gene encoding DNA-binding protein SMUBP-2, whose translation MAVEQFVAKTLELLQEEREAEIEETRVWQENISPKELQNKGVCLLKLHVGSQSTGMYGRTVVLFEPRKHLGFTSLPSNSFGPGDIVGLYDTGDFKATSQISTGIVTRVTQVSISVAFDDPKDGLGFEADALYSLLKLANDVTYKRMKQALNVLNGYHNGPAANVISVLFGDSKPSSHSQPNKVEFFNLNLDESQKEAVSFTIAQRELAVIHGPPGTGKTTTVVEVILQAVKQGQKVLCCAPSNVAVDNLVERLARYKAKVLRLGHPARLLESIQKHSLDAILAKSDNANIIADIRKDIDKAFMGMKKVHDRGERGNYKREVGELRKELKNREATAIGHILKSADVVLSTNTGACDDGPLKFLPADHFDWVVIDECAQSLESSCWIALLKARKCVLSGDYKQLPPTIKSQKAASKGLALSLMERLIQTYGDSVVRMLTVQYRMNDAIMEWASKEMYQSRLTAHDSVKNHLLKDLPGVTSTDETSTPLLLIDTAGCGLTELEVVDEQSKGNKGEVDIVELHVNALTEAGVRDRDIAVIAPYNLQVDLLRQKLSPKHPEMEIKSVDGFQGREKEAVVLSLVRSNRKGEVGFLAEDRRINVAVTRARRHVAVVCDTQTVQNHGFLKSLVSHMTKFGEVRTAFEYLQDIVPQNYVREVKDKKQTSSSSTRQKGSDQITKRPKMNQKKMPDDRSKSGSNKDIKSVVKDEQESRNRRAEIKEKLENFLKDLSLSELEFPSSFSSHDRLLVHQIAEELGLVHESRGEGKERCIRVSRKPSSQTQEVKARENDMEEAEAVAQEVNASSHQPPDPSGPPEVDLKSLHLERMRREQQKREENARQKKQQNGSHANMSKKAGSAKGKKQTKAGACEIAAAASADDDFDSLISAVVKADSVCGFFKCKASVLTLGQLCIFCNRQFCLSHHIPEVHGCGDKAKSHARMRISKEGVLYAGSGTKDKTMDPNKKAYLQRKLDSRLKDMASQRKTKSKEKEN comes from the exons ATGGCGGTGGAACAGTTTGTGGCAAAGACTCTTGAGCTCTTgcaagaggagagagaggctgAAATAGAGGAAACCAG GGTTTGGCAGGAGAACATCTCCCCAAAGGAACTTCAAAACAAAGGCGTATGTCTGTTGAAACTGCATGTTGGGAGTCAGTCCACTGGCATGTATGGACGCACAGTGGTGCTCTTCGAGCCAAGGAAACATCTTGGATTCACTTCTCTTCCAAGCAATAGCTTTGGACCAG GCGACATCGTAGGCTTGTATGACACCGGGGATTTCAAGGCCACCTCTCAGATTAGCACGGGAATAGTGACAAGGGTGACCCAGGTATCGATCAGTGTGGCCTTCGACGATCCTAAAGATGGACTCGGTTTTGAAGCGGATGCTCTTTACAGTCTTTTAAAGCTGGCAAATGATGTGACCTATAAAAGGATGAAACA AGCGTTAAATGTGCTGAATGGATACCACAATGGACCAGCAGCAAATGTAATCAGCGTACTTTTCGGGGACTCCAAACCTTCATCTCACTCCCAGCCGA ATAAAGTGGAGTTCTTTAACTTAAATCTGGATGAGTCCCAAAAAGAAGCAGTGTCCTTCACTATCGCTCAGAGAGAACTGGCCGTGATCCACGGACCCCCGGGGACAGGGAAAACCACCACTGTGGTGGAGGTCATTCTGCAGGCTGTCAAACAAGGCCAAAAG gtCCTGTGCTGTGCCCCCTCCAATGTGGCTGTTGATAATTTAGTGGAGAGATTAGCCCGGTACAAGGCCAAGGTTCTCCGGCTGGGCCATCCTGCCAGACTGCTGGAGTCCATACAAAAACATTCACTGGATGCCATTCTAGCGAAGAGCGACAACGCGAACATCATCGCTGACATCCGCAAAGACATAGATAAGGCTTTT ATGGGGATGAAGAAGGTGCATGACAGAGGAGAGCGGGGGAATTACAAAAGAGAAGTTGGAGAACTCAGAAAAGAACTGAAAAACAGAGAAGCCACAGCCATTGGACACATTCTGAAAAGTGCCGACGTCGTCTTGTCGACCAACACAG GTGCATGTGATGATGGCCCTCTGAAGTTCCTGCCGGCAGATCATTTTGACTGGGTGGTGATAGACGAGTGCGCTCAGTCTCTggagagcagctgctggatTGCTCTCCTGAAAGCGCGGAAGTGTGTCCTGTCTGGGGATTACAAGCAGCTACCTCCAACTATCAAGTCCCAAAA GGCGGCATCTAAAGGTCTAGCTCTTAGTCTCATGGAGAGACTCATCCAGACGTATGGGGACTCAGTGGTGCGCATGCTGACGGTGCAGTACCGCATGAATGATGCCATCATGGAATGGGCCTCCAAAGAAATGTACCAGAGTCGACTGACTGCTCACGACTCGGTGAAGAACCACCTGCTGAA AGATCTTCCAGGAGTCACCAGCACCGACGAAACCAGcacccctctcctcctcatcgaCACCGCAGGTTGCGGCTTGACCGAACTGGAGGTTGTGGATGAACAGTCCAAAGGCAATAAAG GGGAGGTGGATATTGTTGAGCTGCATGTCAATGCACTGACTGAAGCTGGAGTACGTGACAGAGACATTGCTGTTATTGCTCCGTACAATTTACAA GTGGATCTTCTGCGGCAGAAACTGTCTCCAAAGCATCCAGAGATGGAAATCAAGTCAGTGGATGGATTCCAGGGTCGAGAGAAGGAAGCGGTTGTGTTGTCTTTAGTTCGCTCCAACAGGAAAG GTGAAGTGGGATTTCTGGCAGAAGACAGAAGAATAAATGTGGCGGTGACACGGGCCAGACGCCACGTCGCCGTCGTGTGCGACACTCAAACAGTACAGAATCATGGTTTCCTGAAATCCCTCGTGAGCCACATGACCAAGTTTGGAGAGGTCAGAACAGCCTTTGAGTACCTCCAAGACATTGTCCCGCAAAATTACGTGCGGGAGGTTAAAGACAAAAAGCAAAcaagcagctcctccaccagacAGAAGGGTTCTGACCAGATTACCAAAAGGCCAAAGATGAATCAGAAGAAAATGCCTGATGACCGCAGTAAATCTGGATCCAATAAAGATATTAAGTCGGTAGTAAAAGATGAACAAGAAAGCAGAAATAGACGTGCTGAGATCAAGGAGAAGCTTGAGAACTTCCTGAAAGATTTGAGTCTCAGTGAGCTGGAGTTTCCCTCGTCGTTCAGCTCTCATGACCGGCTGCTGGTCCACCAGATCGCTGAGGAGCTGGGGCTTGTGCACGAAAGCAGAGGAGAAGGGAAAGAGAGATGCATCAGGGTGTCCAGAAAGCCAAGCTCTCAAACACAGGAGGTCAAAGCACGAGAGAACGACATGGAAGAGGCAGAAGCTGTAGCTCAGGAAGTGAACGCCAGCTCACATCAACCACCCGACCCATCGGGTCCACCTGAGGTGGATTTAAAAAGTTTACATTTGGAGAGAATGAGgagagagcagcagaagagagaggagaacGCTCGACAAAAGAAGCAACAGAATGGATCGCACGCTAATATGTCGAAGAAGGCGGGCTCGGCCAAAG GAAAGAAGCAAACCAAAGCAGGAGCCTGTGAgatcgctgctgctgcttctgcagaCGATGACTTTGACTCTCTCATCAGCGCTGTGGTGAAGGCCGACAGCGTGTGCGGCTTCTTCAAGTGTAAAGCCTCGGTGCTAACTCTGGGGCAACTGTGCATCTTCTGTAACAGACAGTTTTGCCTCAGTCATCACATCCCAGAG GTTCACGGCTGCGGCGACAAAGCCAAGTCTCACGCTCGGATGAGAATCAGCAAGGAGGGAGTTCTGTACGCGGGCAGCGGCACCAAAGACAAGACCATGGACCCGAATAAGAAAGCTTATTTGCAGCGGAAGCTGGACTCCAGGCTGAAAGACATGGCCTCACAAcggaaaacaaaaagtaaagaaaaagagAATTAG